The following coding sequences lie in one Desulfitibacter sp. BRH_c19 genomic window:
- the moaC gene encoding cyclic pyranopterin monophosphate synthase accessory protein (MoaC; along with MoaA is involved in conversion of a guanosine derivative into molybdopterin precursor Z; involved in molybdenum cofactor biosynthesis), with amino-acid sequence MEGLTHFDSTGNAIMVDVSEKKTTARVAIAEGRISMTQETLELIEAGKMGKGDVLGVARVAGIMAAKRTSELIPMCHPLMLTKCNVEFEMEKKTNSIRIITTVKVMGQTGVEMEALTAVSAAALTIYDMCKAVDKAMIISDICLLEKTGGKSGTYRKVEVK; translated from the coding sequence ATGGAGGGATTAACCCATTTTGACAGCACTGGAAATGCTATTATGGTAGATGTATCAGAAAAGAAAACAACTGCTAGGGTTGCAATCGCTGAAGGTCGGATATCCATGACACAGGAAACTCTGGAACTGATTGAGGCTGGAAAAATGGGCAAAGGGGATGTTTTAGGGGTGGCAAGAGTTGCCGGCATTATGGCCGCAAAGAGAACCTCAGAACTTATTCCAATGTGTCATCCTCTTATGCTTACAAAATGTAATGTAGAATTTGAGATGGAAAAGAAAACTAATTCTATTAGAATTATAACTACAGTAAAGGTAATGGGTCAGACAGGTGTTGAGATGGAAGCACTTACAGCTGTATCAGCAGCGGCCTTGACAATATATGATATGTGTAAGGCAGTTGATAAGGCTATGATAATAAGCGATATATGTTTGCTTGAGAAAACTGGAGGTAAAAGCGGAACATATAGAAAGGTAGAGGTGAAGTAA
- a CDS encoding formate dehydrogenase, whose amino-acid sequence MTNSIEEIADADFILAIGTNTTETHPIISLKVRKAIDNGANLVVADPRRTEMAELANTYLSLTSGSDLALLNAMANVIIKEDLYNKSFVEERTEGFEELKAGIEKYTAEFAESISGIPADVIRQVARDYATAEKSTILYTMGITQHITGTDNVLAIANLALLTGQIGRRSTGVNPLRGQNNVQGACDMGGLPNVYPAYQKVDDPEVKAKFEKAWGTELDSKAGLTLGEILKAAGQGTVKSLYIIGENPVISDPDTKHVVEAIENVDFLVVQDIFLTDTAKYADVVLPATSFAEKEGTFTNTERRVQKVNKAIDPVGDSKEDWEIVQLVAQAMGYPMNYSSPSEIMDEIATVAPSYGGINYQRLAIEKDGLQWPCPTTNHPGTPILHTEKFTRGKGKLSFVEYQPPAEQTDEEYPLVLTTGRKLWHYHTGTMTRRSKGLDWKLPEERIEVNPAEAQKYCLQSGDKVKLMSRRGSIESTVEVTDRVQPGLVFGSFHFKEAAINKLTNPAYDPKAQIPEFKVCAVKLEKV is encoded by the coding sequence ATGACAAACTCAATTGAGGAAATAGCTGATGCAGACTTCATTTTGGCTATTGGAACAAACACAACCGAGACTCACCCAATTATTAGTCTCAAAGTTAGAAAGGCTATTGATAATGGAGCTAACCTGGTGGTTGCTGACCCAAGAAGGACAGAAATGGCTGAGCTGGCAAACACCTATCTATCACTTACTTCAGGTAGTGATTTGGCATTATTAAATGCAATGGCCAATGTAATTATCAAAGAAGATTTATACAATAAATCCTTTGTAGAAGAAAGAACAGAAGGTTTTGAAGAACTTAAAGCTGGAATAGAAAAATACACAGCTGAGTTTGCTGAAAGCATTTCAGGTATACCAGCAGATGTAATAAGACAAGTAGCTAGAGACTATGCTACTGCCGAAAAATCAACAATTCTTTATACAATGGGTATTACTCAGCATATTACAGGTACAGATAATGTGTTAGCTATTGCTAACCTGGCCCTTTTAACAGGTCAAATTGGCAGAAGGTCTACAGGTGTTAATCCTCTTCGTGGCCAAAACAATGTTCAGGGTGCTTGCGATATGGGTGGTTTGCCAAATGTATACCCAGCATATCAGAAAGTAGATGATCCAGAAGTAAAAGCGAAATTTGAAAAGGCTTGGGGTACTGAGTTAGACTCAAAGGCTGGTTTAACCCTAGGAGAGATCCTAAAAGCTGCTGGACAGGGAACAGTTAAATCACTTTATATTATTGGAGAAAACCCTGTAATTAGTGATCCTGACACTAAACATGTTGTTGAAGCCATTGAAAACGTAGACTTCTTAGTAGTGCAGGATATTTTCCTGACAGATACTGCTAAGTATGCTGATGTGGTATTGCCTGCTACTTCCTTCGCTGAAAAAGAAGGTACCTTTACAAATACTGAAAGACGAGTACAAAAGGTTAATAAAGCTATTGATCCTGTTGGAGATAGCAAGGAAGATTGGGAGATAGTTCAGTTAGTTGCTCAGGCAATGGGTTATCCTATGAATTACTCTTCTCCATCTGAGATAATGGATGAAATAGCAACAGTAGCTCCTTCTTATGGAGGAATTAACTATCAGAGACTAGCCATAGAAAAAGATGGTTTACAATGGCCATGTCCAACTACAAATCATCCTGGTACTCCTATCCTGCATACTGAAAAGTTTACAAGGGGCAAAGGAAAACTATCTTTTGTTGAATATCAGCCACCTGCTGAGCAGACTGATGAAGAGTATCCTCTTGTATTAACTACAGGTAGAAAACTGTGGCACTACCATACAGGGACCATGACAAGGCGTTCCAAAGGGTTGGATTGGAAACTACCAGAGGAAAGAATAGAAGTTAACCCTGCTGAAGCGCAAAAATACTGTTTGCAGAGTGGTGACAAGGTGAAGTTAATGTCACGTAGAGGTAGCATAGAATCAACAGTAGAAGTAACGGATAGGGTACAGCCTGGTTTAGTTTTTGGTTCCTTTCATTTCAAGGAGGCAGCAATAAATAAACTAACAAACCCGGCATACGATCCCAAGGCACAAATACCTGAATTTAAAGTATGTGCCGTAAAATTAGAAAAAGTATAA
- a CDS encoding low-complexity protein, producing the protein MNEKLMKYLDGVFAPYQDLYTVEGLKEELHVNLQEKVRDLKNQGYDDEAALRMTIDSVGDIEEIIESITDKTRELRQTVKRDLSTSNLQDSDLKGIAVQDGKFDMSDLRGSDFSNSDLVNASFKCSNLRNVRFDGADLTGARLNMSDLRNVSFNGADLTGAKIIMCNLKDSTFKNCVLNNTDFSSSDLSGICFENQTLNGTIFDKAGLAGTSFRNAVLRNVSFRNVPKKSILKAIFDGSTMDKLTYAALKGYNANLTNVTVS; encoded by the coding sequence ATGAATGAGAAATTAATGAAATATTTAGACGGGGTATTTGCACCCTATCAAGACTTGTATACGGTTGAGGGATTGAAAGAAGAGTTGCATGTTAATTTACAGGAGAAAGTCAGAGATCTTAAAAATCAGGGTTATGATGACGAAGCGGCTTTACGCATGACCATCGATTCCGTGGGAGATATTGAAGAGATTATAGAAAGCATCACCGATAAGACAAGAGAACTGCGGCAGACTGTGAAAAGAGATTTGTCTACGAGCAACCTCCAAGATTCGGATTTAAAAGGGATAGCAGTACAAGATGGAAAGTTTGATATGAGCGACTTGAGAGGTTCGGATTTTAGTAATTCTGATCTGGTTAACGCTTCTTTTAAATGCAGTAATCTGAGAAATGTGAGATTTGATGGTGCTGATCTTACCGGAGCAAGATTAAATATGTCTGACCTGAGAAATGTAAGTTTTAATGGTGCTGATCTTACTGGAGCAAAAATAATCATGTGCAACCTGAAAGATAGTACTTTTAAGAATTGTGTCTTAAATAATACGGATTTTAGCAGTTCGGATTTATCCGGGATATGTTTTGAAAATCAAACGCTCAACGGCACAATTTTTGATAAAGCAGGATTGGCGGGGACATCTTTTAGAAACGCTGTCCTTCGAAATGTTTCCTTTCGCAATGTTCCAAAAAAGTCTATCCTTAAAGCTATCTTTGACGGTTCCACAATGGATAAACTGACTTACGCTGCTTTGAAAGGGTACAATGCTAACCTGACCAATGTCACAGTTTCTTGA
- a CDS encoding 4Fe-4S ferredoxin, with translation MAKYGMLIDASRCTGCSACRIACQMQWQLPPNIAFNRLEFRERGTYPKAKLDIIPVQCQHCDNPPCLKVCPTGATYKRDDGIVLIDHKKCIGCKYCMIACPYNARTIDEEKHVPEKCKFCADFVVKGEKPPCVTTCMNGVRIFGDLDDSNSEISKLILTKDVHQLLPEKGTKPSIYYISK, from the coding sequence ATGGCCAAGTATGGAATGCTAATTGATGCCTCTCGTTGTACAGGATGCTCAGCGTGCCGTATTGCCTGTCAGATGCAGTGGCAGCTGCCACCTAATATTGCTTTTAATCGGTTAGAATTTCGCGAAAGAGGGACTTATCCTAAAGCTAAATTGGACATTATTCCTGTTCAATGCCAGCATTGTGATAATCCGCCATGTCTTAAAGTATGTCCTACAGGTGCGACCTATAAGCGAGATGATGGGATAGTACTTATTGATCATAAAAAATGTATAGGATGCAAGTATTGCATGATTGCTTGTCCATATAATGCACGAACAATAGATGAGGAAAAACATGTTCCTGAAAAGTGCAAATTCTGTGCAGACTTTGTGGTCAAAGGAGAGAAGCCTCCATGCGTTACTACTTGTATGAATGGGGTTCGAATTTTCGGAGACCTGGATGATTCAAATAGTGAAATAAGCAAACTTATATTAACAAAAGATGTACATCAACTGCTTCCTGAAAAGGGAACAAAACCGAGTATCTATTATATTTCTAAATGA
- a CDS encoding PadR family transcriptional regulator, whose translation MVDNKISSDLLRGHTDTIILKLLKGGDKYGYEISKLIHANSSGEYDLKEATMYSSLKRLEIDGGITSYWGDATQGGRRKYYTITERGKMTYLENKKNWESAKRILDQLL comes from the coding sequence ATGGTCGATAATAAAATCTCCTCGGATTTATTGAGAGGACATACGGATACCATTATCTTGAAGTTACTAAAGGGCGGCGATAAATATGGGTATGAAATATCTAAATTGATACATGCAAACTCTAGTGGTGAGTATGACCTTAAGGAGGCTACTATGTATTCCAGCCTGAAGAGGCTAGAGATTGATGGTGGTATAACTTCATATTGGGGTGATGCAACCCAAGGTGGAAGAAGAAAATACTATACGATTACTGAAAGAGGAAAAATGACTTATCTTGAAAATAAAAAGAATTGGGAATCCGCTAAGCGTATTCTTGATCAATTATTATAA
- a CDS encoding cyclic pyranopterin phosphate synthase MoaA → MRDQFARNIDYLRLSITDRCNLRCLYCMPEEGVSLKKHEEILTLEELHSIAEVAVSIGIRKIRLTGGEPLVRKGLIELISMIKGIPGIEELSLTTNGTRLKSRASALKNAGLDRINISLDTLDAEKYKYITRGGDLKQVMAGIESSLEAGLNPVKINCVLVDGFNNEEIHKFVLMAENKSLHIRFIELMPIGEGQKKQDGYLPLEPVKNWLVETYGLLPSSKVTTNGPAEQYVLPGGKGTIGFIGAVSNHFCSKCNRLRVTADGKIKPCLASDYEVDMISVLRSGSSKDAVKEVFLQAIKAKPEGHNMKLWEEGHNRLMSQIGG, encoded by the coding sequence ATGCGAGATCAATTTGCAAGAAATATAGATTATCTACGATTAAGTATTACTGATAGGTGTAACTTGCGTTGCCTTTACTGCATGCCTGAAGAAGGAGTTAGTTTAAAAAAGCATGAGGAAATACTAACCTTAGAAGAGCTACATTCTATTGCTGAGGTAGCAGTATCAATAGGTATCAGAAAAATTAGATTAACAGGCGGGGAACCGTTAGTTAGAAAAGGTCTTATAGAACTAATTTCAATGATAAAAGGTATTCCAGGGATTGAAGAGCTTAGCTTGACTACAAATGGAACTAGGCTAAAGTCACGTGCATCAGCTTTAAAGAATGCTGGTTTAGATAGGATTAATATTTCTCTTGATACCCTAGATGCTGAAAAGTACAAGTATATTACAAGGGGTGGAGATCTGAAGCAGGTTATGGCCGGCATTGAGAGTTCGTTAGAGGCAGGCCTAAATCCAGTTAAAATAAACTGTGTTTTAGTAGATGGTTTCAATAACGAAGAGATACACAAATTTGTTCTGATGGCAGAAAATAAATCTCTTCATATTAGATTTATTGAATTAATGCCTATTGGAGAAGGCCAAAAGAAGCAGGATGGTTATCTACCCCTCGAACCTGTAAAGAACTGGCTTGTGGAAACCTATGGGTTGCTTCCTTCCTCAAAGGTGACAACTAACGGACCTGCAGAACAATATGTATTACCAGGAGGTAAAGGGACCATTGGTTTTATTGGTGCAGTAAGTAATCATTTTTGTAGTAAATGTAATAGATTAAGAGTTACTGCTGATGGTAAAATTAAACCCTGCTTGGCTAGTGATTATGAAGTAGATATGATAAGTGTTTTAAGGAGCGGCAGTTCCAAAGATGCGGTAAAAGAAGTATTCTTGCAGGCAATTAAAGCAAAGCCTGAAGGTCATAATATGAAGTTGTGGGAAGAAGGCCATAACAGGCTTATGTCCCAGATTGGAGGTTAA
- a CDS encoding LysR family transcriptional regulator, with the protein MGRKIYLENKSRVEALENLVGVLEEAEFFNSEYEEISVDDSLGRITSEPIYAKVSTPHYRASAMDGIAVFSTKTFGAAETNPIILDLEKDAQVVDTGDPIPDRFDSVIMIEHVNFADDNRLQIIAPSFPWQHVRAIGEDMVKQEMLLPSNHQIRPYDIGAMVAANIDSVNVKAKPRVAIIPTGDELVKPGTELKPGDIVEFNSRVMSGLTIEWHGKPVVFPIVPDEYEKIKETVLQAVENSHIIIINAGSSAGRDDYTSSVIEELGKVYTHGVAIKPGKPVVLGVVSGKPVIGIPGYPVSSALTFELFVKPLIYKKLGVEMVEREKVSVKVAKPLYSTLGMEEMVRVKIGRVGENLVATPLERGAGVMMSLVRADGIIKVPRLSEGIEVDLPVEAELFRTLREIEKSILMCGSHDLTLDVINDLFHRIYPGFSLASSHVGSLGGITALKRKEAHAAGMHLLDTETGEYNVSYLQKYLPNEELLLLNLVYRQQGLMVAKGNPLGIKGIETLIDPEIKFINRQKGAGTRILLDYLLEKEGIKGSQISGYKKEEYNHLAVAAAIVANTANVGMGIMAAAEALDLDFIPITEERYDICIPKAFIADERIQKLLHIVCSEDFRKEVENFGGYGTKQTGQIVWSNFLIKEGRLCEINLQEI; encoded by the coding sequence TTGGGTAGAAAGATTTATTTAGAGAATAAATCTAGGGTTGAGGCCCTTGAAAATCTAGTTGGGGTTTTAGAAGAAGCAGAATTTTTTAACTCAGAGTATGAAGAAATTTCAGTAGATGATAGCCTTGGTAGGATTACATCGGAACCAATCTATGCTAAGGTTTCAACTCCCCATTATAGAGCATCTGCCATGGATGGGATTGCTGTTTTCTCAACAAAAACATTTGGCGCAGCCGAAACAAATCCTATTATTCTAGACCTGGAAAAGGATGCCCAAGTGGTAGATACAGGAGACCCTATCCCAGATAGATTTGATTCGGTGATCATGATTGAACATGTAAATTTTGCAGATGATAACAGATTGCAGATAATTGCCCCATCTTTTCCATGGCAGCATGTTAGAGCAATTGGTGAAGATATGGTTAAACAAGAAATGCTTTTGCCATCTAATCACCAAATTAGACCATATGATATTGGAGCAATGGTAGCTGCAAATATAGATAGTGTCAATGTAAAGGCTAAACCAAGGGTAGCAATTATTCCTACAGGGGACGAGTTGGTGAAACCAGGAACTGAACTTAAGCCAGGTGACATTGTAGAATTTAACAGTAGAGTTATGTCTGGACTTACTATAGAGTGGCATGGAAAACCAGTAGTTTTCCCTATTGTTCCTGATGAATATGAGAAGATTAAAGAGACAGTTTTACAGGCTGTAGAAAACAGTCATATAATAATTATCAATGCTGGGTCGTCTGCCGGAAGAGATGACTATACTTCATCGGTCATTGAAGAATTGGGAAAGGTATATACCCATGGTGTTGCAATAAAGCCTGGGAAACCAGTAGTACTAGGAGTAGTATCTGGCAAGCCTGTAATAGGCATTCCAGGTTATCCCGTTTCTTCCGCCCTTACCTTTGAATTGTTTGTGAAACCATTAATCTATAAAAAGCTAGGTGTAGAAATGGTAGAAAGAGAAAAGGTGAGTGTTAAAGTAGCTAAACCACTCTATTCAACCCTTGGTATGGAGGAAATGGTTAGAGTGAAAATAGGAAGGGTTGGAGAAAACCTAGTAGCAACTCCCCTTGAGAGAGGGGCAGGTGTGATGATGTCTCTTGTTAGAGCAGATGGTATTATCAAGGTACCACGTTTGTCTGAAGGAATTGAGGTAGATCTACCTGTTGAAGCGGAACTGTTTAGAACGTTACGGGAGATAGAAAAATCGATTTTGATGTGTGGAAGTCATGACTTAACATTAGATGTAATCAATGACCTGTTTCACAGAATATATCCAGGATTTTCTCTGGCATCAAGCCATGTTGGAAGTTTAGGTGGTATTACTGCTTTAAAACGTAAAGAAGCACATGCAGCTGGAATGCATTTGTTAGACACAGAAACTGGAGAATATAATGTATCTTACTTGCAAAAGTATTTACCAAATGAAGAGCTTTTGTTATTAAACCTGGTTTATCGTCAGCAGGGTTTGATGGTAGCTAAGGGAAATCCATTGGGAATTAAAGGTATAGAAACTTTAATAGATCCTGAAATAAAGTTTATAAATCGCCAAAAGGGTGCAGGAACCAGAATATTACTAGACTATTTACTTGAAAAGGAAGGAATTAAGGGGAGTCAAATTTCTGGTTATAAAAAGGAAGAGTATAACCACCTTGCAGTTGCCGCAGCTATTGTAGCAAATACAGCTAATGTGGGAATGGGAATAATGGCAGCTGCAGAAGCTCTAGACTTAGACTTCATACCGATAACCGAAGAAAGATATGATATTTGTATTCCAAAAGCATTTATAGCTGATGAGAGAATACAAAAATTATTGCATATTGTTTGTAGCGAAGATTTTAGAAAAGAAGTGGAAAACTTTGGTGGATACGGAACAAAGCAAACAGGACAAATTGTTTGGTCCAATTTTCTAATAAAGGAGGGGAGACTATGCGAGATCAATTTGCAAGAAATATAG
- a CDS encoding molybdenum cofactor biosynthesis protein, which produces MAKVLAVCVSKNKGERKKNVGRGNLILNRGLESDAHAGDWHRQVSLLAMESIEKMQKMGLDVGPGDFAENFTTQGIDLVNLPIGTRFKIGKEALLRVTQIGKECHTRCAIYYQAGDCVMPKEGIFGEVLRGGQVNVEDEIVVVPGYKLGIITASDKGSRGEREDISGKVIKDKLKPLADVVDYRVVPDEKEELEKSIKEMTDELKVDLIFTTGGTGFSPRDITPEVTISLCDRLVPGIPEAMRAESYKITPKAMLSRAAAGIRKQTLIINLPGSPKAVSECLDVVLPVLDHGLEILTGKGGECAR; this is translated from the coding sequence ATGGCAAAGGTGCTAGCAGTCTGTGTTTCGAAGAATAAAGGAGAACGTAAAAAGAACGTAGGTCGGGGAAATCTTATTCTGAATAGGGGATTAGAAAGTGATGCACATGCAGGGGATTGGCATAGGCAAGTGAGCCTTCTGGCCATGGAAAGCATAGAAAAAATGCAGAAGATGGGCCTTGATGTTGGTCCGGGAGATTTTGCTGAGAATTTTACAACCCAAGGAATAGATCTTGTAAATCTACCTATTGGTACGCGTTTTAAAATAGGCAAAGAGGCATTGCTTAGAGTTACCCAAATAGGAAAAGAATGTCATACAAGGTGTGCAATATACTATCAAGCAGGGGATTGTGTAATGCCTAAAGAAGGAATTTTTGGTGAAGTCTTAAGAGGTGGGCAGGTAAATGTGGAAGATGAAATAGTAGTGGTGCCAGGATACAAACTTGGCATAATTACAGCAAGTGACAAGGGTTCAAGGGGTGAAAGAGAAGATATAAGTGGAAAAGTGATTAAAGATAAATTAAAACCCCTTGCGGATGTGGTTGATTACAGAGTTGTTCCTGATGAGAAAGAAGAATTAGAAAAATCAATTAAGGAAATGACAGATGAACTTAAGGTAGACCTAATTTTTACTACTGGAGGGACTGGCTTTAGTCCAAGAGATATCACGCCTGAAGTAACTATATCTCTTTGTGACAGGCTAGTTCCTGGAATACCTGAGGCAATGAGAGCAGAGAGCTATAAAATAACTCCTAAGGCCATGCTGTCAAGAGCAGCTGCAGGTATTAGAAAACAAACCCTAATAATAAACTTGCCTGGCAGTCCAAAAGCAGTATCTGAATGCCTGGATGTTGTGCTACCAGTATTAGACCACGGCTTAGAAATATTAACAGGAAAAGGCGGAGAATGTGCACGATAG
- a CDS encoding dehydrogenase — translation MRSITRRTFLKGAAAAGAVSTIPVYMSFGKFSQMAESAPVTKIPTLCNGCTNQCGMFVYTKNGRIWKAEGHPIHLKSRGKICARGHGMIADVYNPDRVTRPMKRVGDMEFEPISWDQAFEEIGEKLNKVVENYSGDSVVWLEHGVKGKHYADILLDYVGSPNYITHYATCFTSKSNVWANMVGDSLYGDHENSNYMLFVGRNFAGGIIPNGMKKVLNAREKGAKIVVVDPRYCELAIIADEWIPIRPGTDLAFFLALAHVLITENLYNRHFANRYVEGFDEFWNANRSCTPEWAEKITDVPAAKIREIAREMAANAPKAFLETGYHGLNAHYKNSVQQAQMNVIINSLLGNMFMKGGLLPTAKLELGELNITKPPTTEKGPRVDGAGVEGKYPTVEPSRGIPQLVPQLVEEGKVKALFIYHYNPLRTGPDPEYQKKMKNAELVVSIPTDWNETSLYAAHYILPESYFLERTELPVLTSGNITHDHPQVAWRQKVIDPINDTKQLFDMMQGIAAKIGARQYFDFTIEQQVWAMIKPLGITIEELKESGCIEFPANVKEGFPLRNGNPNLTTPSGKVEFSVGNYKVNGFSGVPRWVAPKVMPDGDDEFRLIHGKQPYHSHHVTSNNPYLMAITEVYKGTWVWMNKGRADKLGIKDDDNIVLESAKASKQAKVKVTELLHPDCVWVPSAYGGFSKKARTAYGVGINYNDFIPAMVEPIAGSVMGQEVVVKVRKGAL, via the coding sequence ATGAGAAGTATTACACGAAGAACCTTTTTAAAAGGAGCAGCTGCAGCGGGAGCTGTAAGTACAATTCCGGTTTACATGAGCTTTGGCAAATTTAGTCAAATGGCAGAAAGTGCTCCTGTAACCAAAATTCCTACATTGTGTAATGGATGCACAAATCAGTGTGGTATGTTTGTATATACAAAAAACGGCAGGATATGGAAAGCAGAAGGCCATCCAATTCACTTGAAAAGTAGGGGAAAGATTTGTGCACGGGGACATGGAATGATTGCAGATGTTTATAATCCAGATAGAGTAACCAGACCCATGAAAAGAGTAGGAGACATGGAATTTGAGCCCATATCCTGGGATCAAGCCTTTGAGGAAATAGGTGAAAAACTTAATAAGGTTGTAGAGAATTACTCGGGGGACTCTGTTGTTTGGTTAGAGCATGGAGTAAAAGGAAAACACTATGCTGATATACTTTTGGATTATGTTGGATCACCAAACTATATTACCCATTATGCAACTTGTTTTACATCTAAAAGTAATGTCTGGGCCAATATGGTAGGTGACAGCCTGTATGGTGATCATGAAAACAGCAATTATATGCTTTTTGTAGGACGTAATTTTGCTGGGGGGATAATTCCCAATGGCATGAAAAAAGTTTTAAATGCAAGGGAAAAGGGTGCAAAGATTGTTGTGGTAGATCCACGTTATTGCGAGTTGGCCATAATAGCAGATGAATGGATTCCTATTCGTCCTGGTACTGATTTAGCTTTTTTCCTGGCACTCGCTCATGTTTTGATTACTGAAAACTTGTATAATAGGCATTTTGCAAATAGATATGTTGAAGGATTTGATGAATTCTGGAATGCAAATAGGAGCTGCACCCCTGAATGGGCAGAAAAAATTACTGATGTTCCAGCAGCAAAAATAAGAGAAATAGCTAGAGAAATGGCTGCAAATGCACCCAAGGCATTTCTAGAAACGGGATACCATGGTTTAAATGCGCATTATAAGAATAGTGTTCAGCAAGCACAAATGAATGTAATTATTAACTCCCTGCTAGGTAATATGTTTATGAAGGGAGGCCTTCTTCCAACAGCTAAGCTTGAATTAGGCGAATTAAACATTACCAAGCCACCAACCACAGAGAAAGGTCCTAGAGTGGATGGTGCAGGGGTCGAAGGCAAATACCCAACTGTGGAACCAAGCAGGGGGATACCACAGTTAGTTCCGCAGCTTGTTGAAGAAGGTAAAGTAAAAGCACTTTTTATTTATCACTATAATCCTCTTCGGACAGGTCCAGATCCTGAATACCAGAAAAAAATGAAAAATGCAGAACTGGTTGTATCAATTCCAACAGATTGGAATGAAACTTCCCTGTATGCAGCTCATTATATTTTGCCAGAAAGCTATTTTCTTGAAAGAACAGAACTACCTGTATTGACTAGCGGAAATATTACCCATGATCATCCTCAGGTAGCCTGGCGTCAAAAAGTCATAGATCCTATTAATGATACCAAACAACTCTTTGATATGATGCAGGGAATTGCAGCTAAAATTGGTGCTAGGCAGTACTTTGACTTTACAATTGAACAGCAGGTTTGGGCAATGATTAAACCCCTGGGGATCACTATTGAAGAGCTTAAGGAGTCTGGGTGTATAGAATTTCCTGCAAATGTAAAGGAAGGCTTTCCGCTTAGAAATGGAAACCCTAATTTAACTACTCCTTCGGGTAAAGTGGAGTTTTCGGTTGGTAATTATAAAGTAAATGGTTTTAGTGGAGTTCCAAGATGGGTTGCTCCAAAGGTTATGCCTGATGGAGATGATGAGTTTAGACTTATTCATGGGAAGCAGCCATATCACTCCCACCACGTTACCAGCAATAATCCATATCTCATGGCCATTACAGAAGTCTATAAAGGAACATGGGTGTGGATGAATAAAGGCAGAGCGGATAAATTGGGTATAAAGGATGATGACAACATAGTTTTGGAGTCTGCAAAAGCAAGTAAACAGGCTAAAGTAAAAGTCACAGAATTGCTGCATCCTGATTGTGTATGGGTACCTTCAGCTTATGGAGGCTTTTCCAAAAAAGCCAGGACGGCCTATGGAGTTGGAATAAACTATAATGACTTTATTCCTGCCATGGTTGAACCAATAGCTGGAAGTGTTATGGGTCAGGAAGTAGTTGTAAAAGTAAGAAAGGGGGCACTATAA